A region of the Yarrowia lipolytica chromosome 1C, complete sequence genome:
ACAGTGCCAAAGTCTCCCCGTTTTCACTTCTCCAACCCAGCCCTCTTCTGTATCACATTACTGCTAACAGCGTCGTGTCTCATTAGCTCGCTCTGCGACGTTAAACGCTTCTGGCGCTAATGTGAAAAAATAGCTTCCCGCAATACAATTTGGCTATAGTTGGCTCAGATGAGTGTCCAACGCAAGAACCGGTACAAGCAGTGACGTGAGTGGCTTGTACTACTATCAGACAAACACCTCGTTTTGGTGCGGTATTTGGAAGCAACCGCTTACTGGTCTGGGCGGTATGTTGTCAAAAGCCACACACGTGAGCATGGTCACGGGGACAGTTGCCATGCATGTCTGGTCTCCCCACCAGGTGGGTTCAATAACAAATTGGGTTATCGTCAAGTGTCAGGCTCAGTCTGAACTGCACAACGTACTGTAGCACACTATCTCAACATCTAAACGCACATTCTCCCACCATTATTTGAGAgcagacaaaaaaaagcaccGTGTAGGACGGACGAAAAGAAATCAGACGATTGTACTCCGATAcggggaatcgaaccccggTCTCCACGGTTCTCAACTTGAGAGCGTGATGTGATAGCCCCTACACTATATCGGAAATCTCGTGATTTTGCGAATAAAGACGGTAAGTCATGTTGAAGTTTTCCAAAAATTACCATCAACGATTGATATGATTTCTTGATCTGTTAGCCATGATTCACTACCACGAGACCACGAAAATGACATCAACTAGACGAAGCGTCGACAAACCAACCGACAGCGCCCCGCAGCGCACATCGCAaagattcagaagtgtatgatttattgaacgccaataacccggcttactaggtatatagctgtaatgaatcattagaataaaaaaaaaaaccaccaaaaaaacgaaaaaaagGGCTAATTCTTTTTCTAAATTGAGCGGTATTGAACTTTCTGACAATATAATCTTGTTGTGTATACTCAGCAGAACTATGTCACAAGTTTTCATCTTTATTTATCCACTCCCTTATGTTCCATATCGTGCTATGCTCTGTTACGTGACGACTTCAGAGACGTACCTCTTAGAACTGTACATCTATGTATCATGGGCCCCTTAGAGACCGCTAGTGTCTTGTTTTCTATTGAGCCGAGTTCTCCTTGGACGTCTATATCACAGTGCACTATACTGtgcgtactgtacattacacaatatatatagtcTGAGAATCTGTCTCTTGATTACAGCTTACAGCCTACAGTAACCTCGTGTCATGCAAATGCCTATAATAAATACTGCTGTTCAAGACGGAAGAGCAAAACctgagtacagtacagtactcgcaCTCCAGATCCCTGCCTCTCTCTGATTGGCCTCATATCCGCCTAGAAGGCCAACCTCGCCTGACGATCTCCCTTTCTCTTCCCCTTGGGCTTGACGACCTTCAAAGGCTTGGGTTCAGGTCGATTGGCCTTGCTCAACTCCACAGCCACATGCCAGTCACTgtgctccatctcctcatcGATGGGGTACTTTTTGTCGCACTTCGGGCAAGTGAAGGTgtcaatgtactcgtccaTCTCATCGTCACTGAACACGAATAGCGAAGAGGAGTTGTAATCATTAGCTTCAGAACTCAGAGGTTTCTTCACTTCGGGGTCGGATGCTTCTGGCTTCTTGGTTGTCTCATCAGaatccttcttctctttgggcttcttggcaaaGAACTGCGTGATGTCCTTACccgagctcttcttctcctccttgggcttgttcCACAATGTGTTGACCTGCTGagccttggtcttctccaccgCGGCCTTCTCTCGAGCCTctgtggtgatggtcttgaaGAAATGTCCAATAGAGGCACCCGCTGGAAGCTCCACAAACCCAGTGACAGACAGAGAAAGCATGGATATGGGATATGCATCGTGCTCAGGCTCATTCTCAAtcagcttgagcagcttgacaccagcagcaaataactcctccttcagctTATTAGTGTGTACCAATGGCAAGTCTTGCTGTCTAGACCGCTTCACCATCGGTTTGAACCGAGCATGTTGAAGAGACACCGTTCTGGGACGCCTACAGGTGCCCAGCTCTTTTTCATGCTCCACAATACGCATAGCCAGCTCTCCTGCAAACACAACCAGCCATAACTCTGCTTCCTTTCGATCCTTCAAGGGCACTCTGGCAAAGTTTTTGGCTGAAAGCATCGACTTGAGCTCAATTCGCGTCTTGAGTCCTCGATACAGATTTCCACGTGCCAGATTAAACACTTTTTCTGTGAGAGAAGCATTCTGCAGCTTCTGTTGCAACTGTTGTTTCGACAAGGCCTGGACTTGGGTGATATTGTCCTTGCTTTCCTTATCCAGCCccagcttctccaaaaCCTCCTCTCCCAGCTTTCCCCCCATTCCTCCAATGTCTGTCAGACTCTTCTTTTTCAGGTAGTTGTTGAGAGCTCCTGCTCTGACCACCGTTTGATTGTTGGGTTTGTTTTGTGCACTAgccagcttggccacgCTTCTACAGCGCGCAATACCAGCCGAACAAGTGTACTTGAGCTCTTCATAGACTTGTTCTCGCATCCGTTTGGATATTCTGGCGCCAAACATGAGAACCAGGTCGTCCCAGTCCGTCACCATGGTATCGTCATGAACTCTGATATCAGGATCGAATCGTGACACATCAGTGACGATTTCCAGCACTCCCAGACCGTCCCAGTTGTATCCTCTGATCTTCAGCTCATGGGCACGGGGTGGAGCGGGCAGGAAATTGTCCAGATCATtgtccagaagctgcaatTGAGGAAATGCAATCATGATCTCATTGAAGATCCGAGGGCCCAGGTCGAGATAACTTTCGTCAACActggccttctccaccaccgaaGAGTACTgcttgacaatgttgagcACCTTCTTTCCAGCCTGTCGATAGGGATCCAAAGAGATTTTGTAGTCGTCCGCCGAGGGATTGGCATGGTACTCCCacatgtcttctcctcgtttGAAAGAAGCTGCATGGGCCATAACCAAATTAGGACACAGCTTTTGGGCCTCCGGAGCTCTCATATGACGCGTGATTCCCGACGCTCGAGCCGCATAGCCCACAGCAATCAGTCCGTCCCACTGTCGACACGCCACCGGAGTGCCTGGAGGAAGACCGAGACGCACCTGTTCCACCTGGGCGAAGAAGGCGTCCATGTCCAAGTGCACAATGCAGGCCATGGGCGA
Encoded here:
- a CDS encoding uncharacterized protein (Compare to YALI0C01573g, similar to Saccharomyces cerevisiae RAD30 (YDR419W); ancestral locus Anc_5.523, similar to uniprot|O42917 Schizosaccharomyces pombe Sister chromatid cohesion protein eso1) codes for the protein MSRFTYRNLYNLKTPEKSFDSPMACIVHLDMDAFFAQVEQVRLGLPPGTPVACRQWDGLIAVGYAARASGITRHMRAPEAQKLCPNLVMAHAASFKRGEDMWEYHANPSADDYKISLDPYRQAGKKVLNIVKQYSSVVEKASVDESYLDLGPRIFNEIMIAFPQLQLLDNDLDNFLPAPPRAHELKIRGYNWDGLGVLEIVTDVSRFDPDIRVHDDTMVTDWDDLVLMFGARISKRMREQVYEELKYTCSAGIARCRSVAKLASAQNKPNNQTVVRAGALNNYLKKKSLTDIGGMGGKLGEEVLEKLGLDKESKDNITQVQALSKQQLQQKLQNASLTEKVFNLARGNLYRGLKTRIELKSMLSAKNFARVPLKDRKEAELWLVVFAGELAMRIVEHEKELGTCRRPRTVSLQHARFKPMVKRSRQQDLPLVHTNKLKEELFAAGVKLLKLIENEPEHDAYPISMLSLSVTGFVELPAGASIGHFFKTITTEAREKAAVEKTKAQQVNTLWNKPKEEKKSSGKDITQFFAKKPKEKKDSDETTKKPEASDPEVKKPLSSEANDYNSSSLFVFSDDEMDEYIDTFTCPKCDKKYPIDEEMEHSDWHVAVELSKANRPEPKPLKVVKPKGKRKGDRQARLAF